A genomic stretch from Erwinia sp. E_sp_B01_1 includes:
- the dnaB gene encoding replicative DNA helicase encodes MAGNKPTNKSVDNREPRDRQMEGLKLPPHSLEAEQSVLGGLMLDNERWDNVSERVVTQDFFSRPHRMIFSEMQRLLELGKPIDLITLSESLETRAELNLVGGFAYLAELSKNTPSSANIGAYADIVRERAVVREMISVANEIADAGYDPQGRTSEDLLDLAESRVFQIAESRANKDTGPKSVDQILEATIARIESLYQTPHDGVTGVDTGYQDLNKKTAGLQRSDLIIVAARPAMGKTTFAMNLCENAAMLQDKPVLIFSLEMPGEQIMMRMLASLSRVDQTRIRTGQLDDEDWARISSTMGILLEKKNMFIDDSSGLTPTEVRSRARRIFREHGGLSMIMIDYLQLMRVPSLSDNRTLEIAEISRSLKALAKELQVPVVALSQLNRSLEQRADKRPVNSDLRESGSIEQDADLIMFIYRDEVYHENSDQKGIAEIILGKQRNGPIGTVRLTFNGQWSRFDNYAGPQYDDE; translated from the coding sequence ATGGCAGGAAATAAACCCACCAACAAATCCGTTGATAACCGTGAACCTCGCGATCGTCAGATGGAAGGGCTGAAACTGCCTCCCCACTCTCTGGAAGCGGAACAGTCCGTTTTGGGTGGGTTAATGCTGGATAATGAGCGCTGGGACAACGTCTCCGAACGTGTGGTAACACAGGACTTTTTCAGCCGTCCGCACCGCATGATTTTCAGCGAAATGCAGCGCCTGCTGGAGCTGGGCAAACCCATCGACCTTATCACCCTCTCCGAATCTCTGGAGACCAGGGCTGAGCTGAATCTGGTTGGCGGATTTGCCTATCTGGCAGAACTTTCCAAAAATACCCCAAGTTCTGCAAATATTGGCGCCTATGCCGATATCGTCCGTGAACGTGCCGTTGTGCGTGAGATGATCTCGGTAGCCAACGAAATTGCCGATGCGGGTTACGATCCTCAGGGGCGTACCAGCGAAGATCTGCTGGATCTGGCAGAATCCCGCGTTTTTCAGATTGCAGAAAGCCGGGCAAATAAAGACACAGGGCCTAAAAGCGTCGATCAAATCCTTGAGGCCACGATCGCCAGGATCGAATCCCTGTACCAGACACCGCACGATGGTGTAACCGGAGTGGATACCGGCTATCAGGATCTCAACAAAAAGACTGCCGGTCTCCAGCGTTCAGATCTGATTATCGTTGCAGCACGTCCAGCAATGGGTAAAACCACCTTCGCCATGAACCTGTGCGAGAATGCCGCGATGCTGCAGGATAAACCGGTGCTGATTTTCAGTCTGGAGATGCCAGGCGAACAGATCATGATGCGTATGCTGGCTTCACTCTCACGCGTGGACCAGACCCGAATTCGTACTGGCCAGCTGGATGATGAGGACTGGGCGCGTATCTCCAGCACTATGGGCATCCTGCTGGAGAAAAAGAACATGTTTATCGATGATTCCTCTGGCCTGACCCCGACGGAAGTCCGCTCCCGCGCGCGCCGTATTTTTCGGGAACACGGCGGCCTGAGCATGATCATGATTGACTACCTTCAGCTAATGCGTGTGCCTTCACTTTCTGACAACCGTACGCTGGAAATTGCGGAAATATCCCGCTCCCTGAAGGCGCTGGCGAAAGAACTGCAGGTGCCTGTGGTGGCGCTGTCACAGCTTAACCGCTCGCTGGAGCAGCGTGCCGACAAGCGTCCGGTAAACTCCGACCTGCGTGAATCCGGCTCTATCGAGCAGGATGCCGACTTGATCATGTTTATCTACCGTGATGAGGTTTATCACGAGAACAGCGACCAGAAAGGGATTGCCGAAATCATCCTCGGCAAGCAGCGTAACGGCCCGATCGGTACGGTTCGCCTGACCTTTAACGGCCAGTGGTCGCGATTTGATAACTATGCCGGCCCGCAGTACGACGACGAATAA
- a CDS encoding quinone oxidoreductase, whose translation MAKRIQISQHGGPETMQLVDVAMPEPKAGEVVVENKAIGINYIDTYVRSGLYPAPLPSGLGTEAAGVVKSVGEGVTAVKPGDRVVYAQSALGAYSDFHAVPVDKLALLPDNISYEQAAASFLKGLTVHYLLRQTYVVQPDEVFLFQAAAGGVGLIACQWAKALGAHLIGTVGSAEKAQRAKDAGAWATINYREEDIAKRVSELTNGKKVRVVYDSVGKDTWEASLDCLQRRGLMVSFGNSSGPVSGVNLGILNQKGSLYVTRPSLNGYVTTRDALTHASNELFSLIGSGAIKVEVPEQQKFALKDAQQAHKTLESRGTQGSSLLIP comes from the coding sequence ATGGCAAAACGTATACAAATCAGCCAGCATGGCGGCCCCGAAACGATGCAGTTGGTTGATGTAGCGATGCCCGAGCCAAAAGCCGGGGAAGTGGTGGTTGAGAACAAAGCTATAGGTATTAATTACATCGATACCTACGTGCGCAGCGGTCTGTATCCTGCCCCGCTGCCTTCTGGTCTGGGTACCGAAGCGGCTGGCGTGGTGAAAAGCGTTGGCGAAGGCGTGACGGCTGTTAAGCCAGGCGATCGTGTTGTTTATGCCCAGTCAGCACTCGGGGCTTACAGCGATTTTCATGCTGTCCCCGTGGATAAGCTGGCGCTGCTGCCGGACAATATCTCCTACGAGCAGGCAGCGGCTTCCTTCCTTAAAGGGTTGACGGTGCACTATCTGTTACGTCAGACCTATGTTGTGCAACCTGATGAAGTTTTTCTGTTTCAGGCTGCCGCAGGCGGCGTGGGGCTGATTGCCTGCCAGTGGGCGAAAGCTTTAGGCGCACATCTGATTGGTACTGTGGGATCGGCTGAAAAAGCACAGCGCGCGAAAGATGCCGGAGCCTGGGCCACGATTAATTACCGCGAAGAAGACATTGCGAAGCGCGTCAGCGAACTGACTAACGGTAAGAAGGTTCGCGTGGTTTACGATTCTGTGGGCAAAGATACCTGGGAAGCCTCGCTGGACTGCCTGCAGCGGCGCGGTTTGATGGTGAGCTTTGGCAACTCTTCAGGCCCGGTGAGCGGCGTCAATCTGGGGATCCTGAACCAGAAAGGTTCTCTGTACGTTACGCGCCCTTCACTGAATGGCTATGTAACGACGCGAGATGCACTGACCCATGCCAGCAATGAACTGTTTTCACTGATCGGCAGCGGCGCAATCAAAGTAGAAGTGCCGGAGCAGCAGAAGTTTGCGCTGAAAGATGCGCAGCAGGCACATAAGACGCTGGAAAGCCGTGGTACACAAGGCTCAAGCTTGCTGATCCCATGA
- the pspG gene encoding envelope stress response protein PspG: MEILFVLGFFMMLLLTGISLLGILAALVVATLFMLFGGMLAIVIKMLPWLALAVVAVWIYRAYKKPGSKVDRWLSR, encoded by the coding sequence ATGGAAATCTTATTTGTCCTTGGCTTCTTTATGATGCTGTTACTGACTGGCATTTCTCTGCTCGGCATACTCGCGGCTTTGGTCGTTGCTACTCTGTTCATGTTGTTTGGCGGCATGCTGGCTATTGTTATTAAAATGTTGCCGTGGCTGGCCCTGGCGGTAGTTGCCGTATGGATATATCGCGCGTATAAAAAACCGGGCTCAAAAGTTGATCGATGGTTATCCCGTTAG